One genomic segment of Equus przewalskii isolate Varuska chromosome 13, EquPr2, whole genome shotgun sequence includes these proteins:
- the FAM193B gene encoding protein FAM193B isoform X4 yields MTRRRSRPSGGAGRRERARVAGPQKPQAPEPPPPPSLEAGAGAGLPEALAEPERDGPREEDEPKLAAGPQVPPTSSQSVQTCCLLCHRERKGWEEGPSQNGLVLQGEKLPPDFMPKLVKNLLGEMPLWVCQSCRKSMEEDERQTGREHAVAISLSHTSCKSQSCGGDSHSSSSSSSSSSSSSSSCHGNSGDWDPSSFLSAHKLSGLWNSPHSSGAVPGSSLGSPPTIPGEVFSISEHHRHSDLTAPPNSPTGHHPQPVSLIPSHPGSFGSPPHPHLLPPSPAAPFPAQASECPVAAAAAPNTPGACQSPHLPSTSMSLLKMPPPFSGCSHPCSGHCSGHCGSPLLPPPSSQQLPSTHSRDPGCKGHKFTHSGLACQLPQPCEADEGLGEEEDSSSERSSCTSSSIHQRDGKFCDCCYCEFFGHNAEKEKAQLAAEALKQVDRSVSGSQEPRPARERLLEWPDRELDRVNSFLSSRLQEIKNTVKDSIRASFSVCELSMDSNGFSKEGAAQPEPPKLPSSNLNGSSEQRPDINLDLSPLTLGSPQNHTLQAPGEPAPPWAEMRVPHPPWTEVRGPPPGIIPENGLVRRLNTVPNLSRVIWVKTPKPGNPSSEEPSPKEVPSFKQELPEPVASGGKPRKGKRQGSQAKKSEASPAPQSPASLEAPSAKGQTPSPKQPGKAPEPPKVSSCAEAGEGSQGSWPGPGWAGSPKADKEKGSSWRNWPGEAKARPLEQESVQPPGPARPQSLPQGKGRSRRSRNKQEKSASSLDDVFLPKDMDGVEMDETDREVEYFKSPCCVEHLEGVLRSRLPPEGLQFLPPHPHPPAQDPPCSPPPWTNQKLNGCRAMLGPLRTLCRAASWCYAASTLRAWGLGWPVGRGLLVLLAQHCSLCVWFFVFVFQFFTFDTVKIFRAER; encoded by the exons gttccccccacctccagccagtCTGTGCAGACTTGCTGCCTGCTGTGTCATCGAGAACGTAAAGGCTGGGAAGAAGGCCCTTCCCAAAACGGACTGGTGTTGCAGGGTGAGAAGCTGCCCCCTGACTTCATGCCAAAGCTCGTCAAGAATCTCCTAGGCGAGATGCCTCTGTGGGTCTGCCAGAGTTGCCGAAAGAGCATGGAGGAAGATGAAAGGCAGACAGGTCGAGAACATGCAGTGGCG ATCTCCTTGTCACACACATCCTGCAAATCACAGTCTTGTGGGGGTGACTCTCATTCCTCTTCGTCATCCTCTTCATCGTCCTCATCCTCGTCCTCCTCCTGCCATGGGAACTCAGGAGACTGGGATCCCAGCTCATTCCTGTCAGCACATAAGCTCTCAGGCCTCTGGAACTCCCCGCACTCCAGTGGGGCCGTGCCGGGCAGCTCACTCGGGAGTCCTCCTACCATCCCCG GTGAGGTTTTCTCCATCTCGGAGCACCACCGGCACTCAGACCTCACTGCTCCACCTAacagccccactggccaccacCCACAGCCAGTGTCACTGATCCCATCTCACCCCGGATCCTTTGGCTCACCACCCCACCCACACCTGCTGCCCCCTTCCCCAGCAGCACCTTTCCCTGCCCAGGCTTCAGAATGccctgttgctgctgctgctgcccccaacACCCCGGGGGCCTGTCAGAGCCCCCACCTGCCCTCCACCAGCATGTCACTCCTGAAGATGCCTCCGCCATTCTCGGGGTGCAGCCACCCCTGTAGTGGGCACTGCAGTGGGCATTGTGGCagtcctctcctcccaccaccgAGCTCTCAGCAGCTCCCTAGCACTCACAG CAGGGACCCCGGGTGCAAGGGGCACAAGTTTACACACAGTGGCCTGGCTTGTCAACTGCCCCAGCCATGTGAGGCAGATGAGGGGCTGGGCGAGGAAGAGGACAGCAGCTCAGAGCGTAGCTCCTGCACCTCATCCTCCATCCACCAGAGAGATGGGAAGTTCTGTGACTGCTGCTACTGTGAGTTCTTCGGTCACAATGCG GAAAAGGAGAAGGCCCAGTTGGCAGCAGAAGCGCTAAAGCAGGTGGATCGTAGTGTTTCTGGAAGCCAGGAGCCAAGGCCTGCCAGGGAGAGGCTCTTGGAGTGGCCTGACCGGGAGCTGGATCGGGTCAACAGCTTCCTGAGCAGCCGTCTGCAGGAGATCAAGAACACTGTCAAAGACTCCATCCGTGCCAGCTTCAGTGTGTGTGAGCTCAGCATGGACAGCAATGGCTTCTCTAAGGAGGGGGCTGCTCAGCCAGAGCCCCCGAAGCTACCCTCCTCAAACCTCAATGGCTCCTCAGAGCAACGGCCTGACATCAACCTTGACCTGTCCCCTTTGACTCTGGGCTCCCCTCAGAACCACACGTTACAAGCTCCAGGCGAGCCAGCCCCACCATGGGCAGAAATGAGAGTCCCTCACCCACCATGGACCGAGGTGAGGGGCCCCCCTCCTGGAATCATCCCTGAGAATGGGCTGGTGAGGAGACTCAACACGGTGCCCAACCTGTCCCGAGTGATCTGGGTCAAGACACCCAAGCCAGGCAACCCTAGCTCTGAGGAACCAAGCCCAAAGGAGGTCCCCAGTTTCAAGCAGGAGCTGCCTGAGCCTGTGGCCTCAGGTGGGAAGCCACGGAAGGGCAAGAGACAGGGCAGTCAGGCCAAGAAGAGTGAGGCGAGCCCAGCCCCTCAGTCCCCAGCCAGCCTCGAGGCTCCCAGTGCCAAGGGCCAGACCCCCAGCCCCAAACAGCCAGGCAAGGCCCCAGAGCCTCCCAAAGTGAGCAGCTgtgctgaggctggagaggggagcCAGGGGAGCTGGCCAGGCCCAGGTTGGGCTGGCAGCCCCAAAGCTGACAAGGAGAAGGGCAGCTCCTGGCGAAATTGGCCAGGTGAGGCCAAGGCACGGCCTCTGGAGCAGGAGTCTGTGCAGCCCCCAGGCCCAGCAAGGCCACAGAGCTTGCCACAGGGCAAGGGCCGGAGCCGCCGGAGCCGCAACAAGCAAGAGAAGTCGGCCTCCTCCTTGG ACGATGTGTTCCTGCCCAAGGACATGGATGGGGTGGAGATGGATGAGACTGACCGGGAGGTGGAGTACTTCAAGAG CCCCTGCTGCGTCGAGCATCTTGAGGGTGTCCTGCGGTCCCGACTGCCCCCTGAAGGTCTGCAGTTTCTTCCTCCACATCCCCACCCGCCTGCCCAAGATCCGCCCTGCTCCCCACCACCCTGGACCAACCAAAAGCTGAATGGATGCCGTGCCATGCTGGGGCCCCTCAGGACCCTGTGCAGAGCCGCCTCCTGGTGCTACGCAGCCTCCACACTcagagcctgggggctgggctggcctgtgGGCCGGGGGCTGTTGGTACTGCTGGCCCAACACTGCTCtctttgtgtttggttttttgtttttgtttttcaattctttaCTTTTGATACTGTGAAGATCTTTCGTGCCGAAAGATAA
- the FAM193B gene encoding protein FAM193B isoform X12: protein MPKLVKNLLGEMPLWVCQSCRKSMEEDERQTGREHAVAISLSHTSCKSQSCGGDSHSSSSSSSSSSSSSSSCHGNSGDWDPSSFLSAHKLSGLWNSPHSSGAVPGSSLGSPPTIPGEVFSISEHHRHSDLTAPPNSPTGHHPQPVSLIPSHPGSFGSPPHPHLLPPSPAAPFPAQASECPVAAAAAPNTPGACQSPHLPSTSMSLLKMPPPFSGCSHPCSGHCSGHCGSPLLPPPSSQQLPSTHSRDPGCKGHKFTHSGLACQLPQPCEADEGLGEEEDSSSERSSCTSSSIHQRDGKFCDCCYCEFFGHNAPPAAPTSRNYTEIREKLRSRLTRRKEELPVKGGTLGGIPGEPAVDHRDVEELLEFINSTEPKVPNSARAAKRARHKLKKKEKEKAQLAAEALKQVDRSVSGSQEPRPARERLLEWPDRELDRVNSFLSSRLQEIKNTVKDSIRASFSVCELSMDSNGFSKEGAAQPEPPKLPSSNLNGSSEQRPDINLDLSPLTLGSPQNHTLQAPGEPAPPWAEMRVPHPPWTEVRGPPPGIIPENGLVRRLNTVPNLSRVIWVKTPKPGNPSSEEPSPKEVPSFKQELPEPVASGGKPRKGKRQGSQAKKSEASPAPQSPASLEAPSAKGQTPSPKQPGKAPEPPKVSSCAEAGEGSQGSWPGPGWAGSPKADKEKGSSWRNWPGEAKARPLEQESVQPPGPARPQSLPQGKGRSRRSRNKQEKSASSLDDVFLPKDMDGVEMDETDREVEYFKRFCLDSAKQTRQKVAVNWTNFSLKKTTPSTAQ from the exons ATGCCAAAGCTCGTCAAGAATCTCCTAGGCGAGATGCCTCTGTGGGTCTGCCAGAGTTGCCGAAAGAGCATGGAGGAAGATGAAAGGCAGACAGGTCGAGAACATGCAGTGGCG ATCTCCTTGTCACACACATCCTGCAAATCACAGTCTTGTGGGGGTGACTCTCATTCCTCTTCGTCATCCTCTTCATCGTCCTCATCCTCGTCCTCCTCCTGCCATGGGAACTCAGGAGACTGGGATCCCAGCTCATTCCTGTCAGCACATAAGCTCTCAGGCCTCTGGAACTCCCCGCACTCCAGTGGGGCCGTGCCGGGCAGCTCACTCGGGAGTCCTCCTACCATCCCCG GTGAGGTTTTCTCCATCTCGGAGCACCACCGGCACTCAGACCTCACTGCTCCACCTAacagccccactggccaccacCCACAGCCAGTGTCACTGATCCCATCTCACCCCGGATCCTTTGGCTCACCACCCCACCCACACCTGCTGCCCCCTTCCCCAGCAGCACCTTTCCCTGCCCAGGCTTCAGAATGccctgttgctgctgctgctgcccccaacACCCCGGGGGCCTGTCAGAGCCCCCACCTGCCCTCCACCAGCATGTCACTCCTGAAGATGCCTCCGCCATTCTCGGGGTGCAGCCACCCCTGTAGTGGGCACTGCAGTGGGCATTGTGGCagtcctctcctcccaccaccgAGCTCTCAGCAGCTCCCTAGCACTCACAG CAGGGACCCCGGGTGCAAGGGGCACAAGTTTACACACAGTGGCCTGGCTTGTCAACTGCCCCAGCCATGTGAGGCAGATGAGGGGCTGGGCGAGGAAGAGGACAGCAGCTCAGAGCGTAGCTCCTGCACCTCATCCTCCATCCACCAGAGAGATGGGAAGTTCTGTGACTGCTGCTACTGTGAGTTCTTCGGTCACAATGCG ccaccCGCCGCCCCGACGAGTCGGAATTATACCGAGATCCGAGAGAAGCTTCGCTCGAGGCTGACCAGGCGGAAAGAGGAGCTGCCCGTGAAGGGGGGCACCCTGGGCGGGATCCCTGGGGAGCCCGCCGTGGACCACCGAGATGTGGAGGAACTGCTGGAATTCATCAACAGCACGGAGCCCAAAGTCCCCAACAGCGCCAGGGCTGCCAAGCGGGCCCGGCACAAGCTGAAAAAGAAG GAAAAGGAGAAGGCCCAGTTGGCAGCAGAAGCGCTAAAGCAGGTGGATCGTAGTGTTTCTGGAAGCCAGGAGCCAAGGCCTGCCAGGGAGAGGCTCTTGGAGTGGCCTGACCGGGAGCTGGATCGGGTCAACAGCTTCCTGAGCAGCCGTCTGCAGGAGATCAAGAACACTGTCAAAGACTCCATCCGTGCCAGCTTCAGTGTGTGTGAGCTCAGCATGGACAGCAATGGCTTCTCTAAGGAGGGGGCTGCTCAGCCAGAGCCCCCGAAGCTACCCTCCTCAAACCTCAATGGCTCCTCAGAGCAACGGCCTGACATCAACCTTGACCTGTCCCCTTTGACTCTGGGCTCCCCTCAGAACCACACGTTACAAGCTCCAGGCGAGCCAGCCCCACCATGGGCAGAAATGAGAGTCCCTCACCCACCATGGACCGAGGTGAGGGGCCCCCCTCCTGGAATCATCCCTGAGAATGGGCTGGTGAGGAGACTCAACACGGTGCCCAACCTGTCCCGAGTGATCTGGGTCAAGACACCCAAGCCAGGCAACCCTAGCTCTGAGGAACCAAGCCCAAAGGAGGTCCCCAGTTTCAAGCAGGAGCTGCCTGAGCCTGTGGCCTCAGGTGGGAAGCCACGGAAGGGCAAGAGACAGGGCAGTCAGGCCAAGAAGAGTGAGGCGAGCCCAGCCCCTCAGTCCCCAGCCAGCCTCGAGGCTCCCAGTGCCAAGGGCCAGACCCCCAGCCCCAAACAGCCAGGCAAGGCCCCAGAGCCTCCCAAAGTGAGCAGCTgtgctgaggctggagaggggagcCAGGGGAGCTGGCCAGGCCCAGGTTGGGCTGGCAGCCCCAAAGCTGACAAGGAGAAGGGCAGCTCCTGGCGAAATTGGCCAGGTGAGGCCAAGGCACGGCCTCTGGAGCAGGAGTCTGTGCAGCCCCCAGGCCCAGCAAGGCCACAGAGCTTGCCACAGGGCAAGGGCCGGAGCCGCCGGAGCCGCAACAAGCAAGAGAAGTCGGCCTCCTCCTTGG ACGATGTGTTCCTGCCCAAGGACATGGATGGGGTGGAGATGGATGAGACTGACCGGGAGGTGGAGTACTTCAAGAG GTTCTGTTTGGATTCTGCAAAGCAAACTCGTCAGAAAGTTGCTGTAAACTGGACCAACTTCAGCCTCAAGAAAACCACTCCCAGCACAGCTCAGTGA
- the FAM193B gene encoding protein FAM193B isoform X13, translated as MPKLVKNLLGEMPLWVCQSCRKSMEEDERQTGREHAVAISLSHTSCKSQSCGGDSHSSSSSSSSSSSSSSSCHGNSGDWDPSSFLSAHKLSGLWNSPHSSGAVPGSSLGSPPTIPGEVFSISEHHRHSDLTAPPNSPTGHHPQPVSLIPSHPGSFGSPPHPHLLPPSPAAPFPAQASECPVAAAAAPNTPGACQSPHLPSTSMSLLKMPPPFSGCSHPCSGHCSGHCGSPLLPPPSSQQLPSTHRDPGCKGHKFTHSGLACQLPQPCEADEGLGEEEDSSSERSSCTSSSIHQRDGKFCDCCYCEFFGHNAPPAAPTSRNYTEIREKLRSRLTRRKEELPVKGGTLGGIPGEPAVDHRDVEELLEFINSTEPKVPNSARAAKRARHKLKKKEKEKAQLAAEALKQVDRSVSGSQEPRPARERLLEWPDRELDRVNSFLSSRLQEIKNTVKDSIRASFSVCELSMDSNGFSKEGAAQPEPPKLPSSNLNGSSEQRPDINLDLSPLTLGSPQNHTLQAPGEPAPPWAEMRVPHPPWTEVRGPPPGIIPENGLVRRLNTVPNLSRVIWVKTPKPGNPSSEEPSPKEVPSFKQELPEPVASGGKPRKGKRQGSQAKKSEASPAPQSPASLEAPSAKGQTPSPKQPGKAPEPPKVSSCAEAGEGSQGSWPGPGWAGSPKADKEKGSSWRNWPGEAKARPLEQESVQPPGPARPQSLPQGKGRSRRSRNKQEKSASSLDDVFLPKDMDGVEMDETDREVEYFKRFCLDSAKQTRQKVAVNWTNFSLKKTTPSTAQ; from the exons ATGCCAAAGCTCGTCAAGAATCTCCTAGGCGAGATGCCTCTGTGGGTCTGCCAGAGTTGCCGAAAGAGCATGGAGGAAGATGAAAGGCAGACAGGTCGAGAACATGCAGTGGCG ATCTCCTTGTCACACACATCCTGCAAATCACAGTCTTGTGGGGGTGACTCTCATTCCTCTTCGTCATCCTCTTCATCGTCCTCATCCTCGTCCTCCTCCTGCCATGGGAACTCAGGAGACTGGGATCCCAGCTCATTCCTGTCAGCACATAAGCTCTCAGGCCTCTGGAACTCCCCGCACTCCAGTGGGGCCGTGCCGGGCAGCTCACTCGGGAGTCCTCCTACCATCCCCG GTGAGGTTTTCTCCATCTCGGAGCACCACCGGCACTCAGACCTCACTGCTCCACCTAacagccccactggccaccacCCACAGCCAGTGTCACTGATCCCATCTCACCCCGGATCCTTTGGCTCACCACCCCACCCACACCTGCTGCCCCCTTCCCCAGCAGCACCTTTCCCTGCCCAGGCTTCAGAATGccctgttgctgctgctgctgcccccaacACCCCGGGGGCCTGTCAGAGCCCCCACCTGCCCTCCACCAGCATGTCACTCCTGAAGATGCCTCCGCCATTCTCGGGGTGCAGCCACCCCTGTAGTGGGCACTGCAGTGGGCATTGTGGCagtcctctcctcccaccaccgAGCTCTCAGCAGCTCCCTAGCACTCACAG GGACCCCGGGTGCAAGGGGCACAAGTTTACACACAGTGGCCTGGCTTGTCAACTGCCCCAGCCATGTGAGGCAGATGAGGGGCTGGGCGAGGAAGAGGACAGCAGCTCAGAGCGTAGCTCCTGCACCTCATCCTCCATCCACCAGAGAGATGGGAAGTTCTGTGACTGCTGCTACTGTGAGTTCTTCGGTCACAATGCG ccaccCGCCGCCCCGACGAGTCGGAATTATACCGAGATCCGAGAGAAGCTTCGCTCGAGGCTGACCAGGCGGAAAGAGGAGCTGCCCGTGAAGGGGGGCACCCTGGGCGGGATCCCTGGGGAGCCCGCCGTGGACCACCGAGATGTGGAGGAACTGCTGGAATTCATCAACAGCACGGAGCCCAAAGTCCCCAACAGCGCCAGGGCTGCCAAGCGGGCCCGGCACAAGCTGAAAAAGAAG GAAAAGGAGAAGGCCCAGTTGGCAGCAGAAGCGCTAAAGCAGGTGGATCGTAGTGTTTCTGGAAGCCAGGAGCCAAGGCCTGCCAGGGAGAGGCTCTTGGAGTGGCCTGACCGGGAGCTGGATCGGGTCAACAGCTTCCTGAGCAGCCGTCTGCAGGAGATCAAGAACACTGTCAAAGACTCCATCCGTGCCAGCTTCAGTGTGTGTGAGCTCAGCATGGACAGCAATGGCTTCTCTAAGGAGGGGGCTGCTCAGCCAGAGCCCCCGAAGCTACCCTCCTCAAACCTCAATGGCTCCTCAGAGCAACGGCCTGACATCAACCTTGACCTGTCCCCTTTGACTCTGGGCTCCCCTCAGAACCACACGTTACAAGCTCCAGGCGAGCCAGCCCCACCATGGGCAGAAATGAGAGTCCCTCACCCACCATGGACCGAGGTGAGGGGCCCCCCTCCTGGAATCATCCCTGAGAATGGGCTGGTGAGGAGACTCAACACGGTGCCCAACCTGTCCCGAGTGATCTGGGTCAAGACACCCAAGCCAGGCAACCCTAGCTCTGAGGAACCAAGCCCAAAGGAGGTCCCCAGTTTCAAGCAGGAGCTGCCTGAGCCTGTGGCCTCAGGTGGGAAGCCACGGAAGGGCAAGAGACAGGGCAGTCAGGCCAAGAAGAGTGAGGCGAGCCCAGCCCCTCAGTCCCCAGCCAGCCTCGAGGCTCCCAGTGCCAAGGGCCAGACCCCCAGCCCCAAACAGCCAGGCAAGGCCCCAGAGCCTCCCAAAGTGAGCAGCTgtgctgaggctggagaggggagcCAGGGGAGCTGGCCAGGCCCAGGTTGGGCTGGCAGCCCCAAAGCTGACAAGGAGAAGGGCAGCTCCTGGCGAAATTGGCCAGGTGAGGCCAAGGCACGGCCTCTGGAGCAGGAGTCTGTGCAGCCCCCAGGCCCAGCAAGGCCACAGAGCTTGCCACAGGGCAAGGGCCGGAGCCGCCGGAGCCGCAACAAGCAAGAGAAGTCGGCCTCCTCCTTGG ACGATGTGTTCCTGCCCAAGGACATGGATGGGGTGGAGATGGATGAGACTGACCGGGAGGTGGAGTACTTCAAGAG GTTCTGTTTGGATTCTGCAAAGCAAACTCGTCAGAAAGTTGCTGTAAACTGGACCAACTTCAGCCTCAAGAAAACCACTCCCAGCACAGCTCAGTGA
- the FAM193B gene encoding protein FAM193B isoform X7: MPKLVKNLLGEMPLWVCQSCRKSMEEDERQTGREHAVAISLSHTSCKSQSCGGDSHSSSSSSSSSSSSSSSCHGNSGDWDPSSFLSAHKLSGLWNSPHSSGAVPGSSLGSPPTIPGEVFSISEHHRHSDLTAPPNSPTGHHPQPVSLIPSHPGSFGSPPHPHLLPPSPAAPFPAQASECPVAAAAAPNTPGACQSPHLPSTSMSLLKMPPPFSGCSHPCSGHCSGHCGSPLLPPPSSQQLPSTHSRDPGCKGHKFTHSGLACQLPQPCEADEGLGEEEDSSSERSSCTSSSIHQRDGKFCDCCYCEFFGHNAPPAAPTSRNYTEIREKLRSRLTRRKEELPVKGGTLGGIPGEPAVDHRDVEELLEFINSTEPKVPNSARAAKRARHKLKKKEKEKAQLAAEALKQVDRSVSGSQEPRPARERLLEWPDRELDRVNSFLSSRLQEIKNTVKDSIRASFSVCELSMDSNGFSKEGAAQPEPPKLPSSNLNGSSEQRPDINLDLSPLTLGSPQNHTLQAPGEPAPPWAEMRVPHPPWTEVRGPPPGIIPENGLVRRLNTVPNLSRVIWVKTPKPGNPSSEEPSPKEVPSFKQELPEPVASGGKPRKGKRQGSQAKKSEASPAPQSPASLEAPSAKGQTPSPKQPGKAPEPPKVSSCAEAGEGSQGSWPGPGWAGSPKADKEKGSSWRNWPGEAKARPLEQESVQPPGPARPQSLPQGKGRSRRSRNKQEKSASSLDDVFLPKDMDGVEMDETDREVEYFKSPCCVEHLEGVLRSRLPPEGLQFLPPHPHPPAQDPPCSPPPWTNQKLNGCRAMLGPLRTLCRAASWCYAASTLRAWGLGWPVGRGLLVLLAQHCSLCVWFFVFVFQFFTFDTVKIFRAER, from the exons ATGCCAAAGCTCGTCAAGAATCTCCTAGGCGAGATGCCTCTGTGGGTCTGCCAGAGTTGCCGAAAGAGCATGGAGGAAGATGAAAGGCAGACAGGTCGAGAACATGCAGTGGCG ATCTCCTTGTCACACACATCCTGCAAATCACAGTCTTGTGGGGGTGACTCTCATTCCTCTTCGTCATCCTCTTCATCGTCCTCATCCTCGTCCTCCTCCTGCCATGGGAACTCAGGAGACTGGGATCCCAGCTCATTCCTGTCAGCACATAAGCTCTCAGGCCTCTGGAACTCCCCGCACTCCAGTGGGGCCGTGCCGGGCAGCTCACTCGGGAGTCCTCCTACCATCCCCG GTGAGGTTTTCTCCATCTCGGAGCACCACCGGCACTCAGACCTCACTGCTCCACCTAacagccccactggccaccacCCACAGCCAGTGTCACTGATCCCATCTCACCCCGGATCCTTTGGCTCACCACCCCACCCACACCTGCTGCCCCCTTCCCCAGCAGCACCTTTCCCTGCCCAGGCTTCAGAATGccctgttgctgctgctgctgcccccaacACCCCGGGGGCCTGTCAGAGCCCCCACCTGCCCTCCACCAGCATGTCACTCCTGAAGATGCCTCCGCCATTCTCGGGGTGCAGCCACCCCTGTAGTGGGCACTGCAGTGGGCATTGTGGCagtcctctcctcccaccaccgAGCTCTCAGCAGCTCCCTAGCACTCACAG CAGGGACCCCGGGTGCAAGGGGCACAAGTTTACACACAGTGGCCTGGCTTGTCAACTGCCCCAGCCATGTGAGGCAGATGAGGGGCTGGGCGAGGAAGAGGACAGCAGCTCAGAGCGTAGCTCCTGCACCTCATCCTCCATCCACCAGAGAGATGGGAAGTTCTGTGACTGCTGCTACTGTGAGTTCTTCGGTCACAATGCG ccaccCGCCGCCCCGACGAGTCGGAATTATACCGAGATCCGAGAGAAGCTTCGCTCGAGGCTGACCAGGCGGAAAGAGGAGCTGCCCGTGAAGGGGGGCACCCTGGGCGGGATCCCTGGGGAGCCCGCCGTGGACCACCGAGATGTGGAGGAACTGCTGGAATTCATCAACAGCACGGAGCCCAAAGTCCCCAACAGCGCCAGGGCTGCCAAGCGGGCCCGGCACAAGCTGAAAAAGAAG GAAAAGGAGAAGGCCCAGTTGGCAGCAGAAGCGCTAAAGCAGGTGGATCGTAGTGTTTCTGGAAGCCAGGAGCCAAGGCCTGCCAGGGAGAGGCTCTTGGAGTGGCCTGACCGGGAGCTGGATCGGGTCAACAGCTTCCTGAGCAGCCGTCTGCAGGAGATCAAGAACACTGTCAAAGACTCCATCCGTGCCAGCTTCAGTGTGTGTGAGCTCAGCATGGACAGCAATGGCTTCTCTAAGGAGGGGGCTGCTCAGCCAGAGCCCCCGAAGCTACCCTCCTCAAACCTCAATGGCTCCTCAGAGCAACGGCCTGACATCAACCTTGACCTGTCCCCTTTGACTCTGGGCTCCCCTCAGAACCACACGTTACAAGCTCCAGGCGAGCCAGCCCCACCATGGGCAGAAATGAGAGTCCCTCACCCACCATGGACCGAGGTGAGGGGCCCCCCTCCTGGAATCATCCCTGAGAATGGGCTGGTGAGGAGACTCAACACGGTGCCCAACCTGTCCCGAGTGATCTGGGTCAAGACACCCAAGCCAGGCAACCCTAGCTCTGAGGAACCAAGCCCAAAGGAGGTCCCCAGTTTCAAGCAGGAGCTGCCTGAGCCTGTGGCCTCAGGTGGGAAGCCACGGAAGGGCAAGAGACAGGGCAGTCAGGCCAAGAAGAGTGAGGCGAGCCCAGCCCCTCAGTCCCCAGCCAGCCTCGAGGCTCCCAGTGCCAAGGGCCAGACCCCCAGCCCCAAACAGCCAGGCAAGGCCCCAGAGCCTCCCAAAGTGAGCAGCTgtgctgaggctggagaggggagcCAGGGGAGCTGGCCAGGCCCAGGTTGGGCTGGCAGCCCCAAAGCTGACAAGGAGAAGGGCAGCTCCTGGCGAAATTGGCCAGGTGAGGCCAAGGCACGGCCTCTGGAGCAGGAGTCTGTGCAGCCCCCAGGCCCAGCAAGGCCACAGAGCTTGCCACAGGGCAAGGGCCGGAGCCGCCGGAGCCGCAACAAGCAAGAGAAGTCGGCCTCCTCCTTGG ACGATGTGTTCCTGCCCAAGGACATGGATGGGGTGGAGATGGATGAGACTGACCGGGAGGTGGAGTACTTCAAGAG CCCCTGCTGCGTCGAGCATCTTGAGGGTGTCCTGCGGTCCCGACTGCCCCCTGAAGGTCTGCAGTTTCTTCCTCCACATCCCCACCCGCCTGCCCAAGATCCGCCCTGCTCCCCACCACCCTGGACCAACCAAAAGCTGAATGGATGCCGTGCCATGCTGGGGCCCCTCAGGACCCTGTGCAGAGCCGCCTCCTGGTGCTACGCAGCCTCCACACTcagagcctgggggctgggctggcctgtgGGCCGGGGGCTGTTGGTACTGCTGGCCCAACACTGCTCtctttgtgtttggttttttgtttttgtttttcaattctttaCTTTTGATACTGTGAAGATCTTTCGTGCCGAAAGATAA